One Kineococcus aurantiacus genomic window carries:
- the fliF gene encoding flagellar basal-body MS-ring/collar protein FliF codes for MAKAKGSAAIVENAKNFVSGFRTFSTGQKAVVIAVVAALVAGAVVFSQWASKPTFAPVFTNLSGTDASAITDKLTADGVEFELADGGKTVLVPADRVDAERLAMAGAGLPADTGSGYTLLEDSGVTTSEFMQQKKYQIALQDVLGTTISSIDGVQKAVVNLAVPQKDVFLDEQDPTTASVLLKLKPGTTLTNDNVTAIVNLVAGGVEGMDPKNVSVVDDQGNTLSTDGTGSSAQNEKTSDYNASASSDLQTYLESIYGKGNVKATVKATLDFDDKTVQSKEYTQPNRIDPLAQSKSTETYEGSGAGTAATGVLGPDNIAVPGTTGTTGGGGYAKDDTTSNNAINETNTVIKQAPGKVTKQTVSVVLNAGAKGAAGAADVNQVTQIATQAAGVDATRGDQITVVKTAFDTTAAASAAEELAEAEKADQQAQLIGYGKTAALALLVLIMLIVILVAFRRRKVETVDVLDVDPLQLGDITAPGEDLKEIAPAVEKPVALEAAPVDPALEAAAARRTEVVELVSRQPEEVAELLRGWLADRRS; via the coding sequence ATGGCCAAGGCCAAGGGAAGCGCGGCGATCGTCGAGAACGCCAAGAACTTCGTCTCCGGTTTCCGGACCTTCTCGACGGGCCAGAAGGCCGTCGTCATCGCGGTGGTCGCCGCCCTCGTCGCCGGCGCGGTCGTCTTCTCCCAGTGGGCGTCCAAGCCGACGTTCGCGCCGGTGTTCACGAACCTGTCGGGCACCGACGCCAGCGCCATCACCGACAAGCTCACCGCCGACGGCGTGGAGTTCGAGCTGGCCGACGGCGGCAAGACCGTCCTCGTGCCGGCCGACCGGGTCGACGCCGAGCGCCTGGCCATGGCCGGCGCGGGCCTGCCCGCCGACACCGGCTCGGGGTACACGCTGCTGGAGGACTCCGGGGTCACCACCTCCGAGTTCATGCAGCAGAAGAAGTACCAGATCGCGCTGCAGGACGTCCTGGGCACCACGATCTCCTCGATCGACGGCGTGCAGAAGGCCGTCGTGAACCTGGCCGTCCCGCAGAAGGACGTCTTCCTCGACGAGCAGGACCCGACCACCGCGTCGGTGCTGCTCAAGCTCAAGCCGGGCACGACGCTGACCAACGACAACGTCACCGCGATCGTCAACCTCGTCGCCGGCGGCGTCGAGGGCATGGACCCGAAGAACGTCTCCGTGGTCGACGACCAGGGCAACACGCTGTCCACCGACGGCACCGGCTCCAGCGCGCAGAACGAGAAGACCAGCGACTACAACGCCTCGGCCTCCTCGGACCTGCAGACGTACCTGGAGAGCATCTACGGCAAGGGCAACGTCAAGGCGACCGTCAAGGCGACCCTGGACTTCGACGACAAGACCGTCCAGTCCAAGGAGTACACCCAGCCGAACAGGATCGACCCGCTGGCGCAGTCCAAGAGCACCGAGACCTACGAGGGCTCCGGGGCCGGTACCGCCGCCACCGGCGTCCTGGGCCCGGACAACATCGCGGTCCCCGGCACCACGGGCACCACCGGTGGCGGTGGTTACGCCAAGGACGACACGACCAGCAACAACGCGATCAACGAGACCAACACGGTCATCAAGCAGGCCCCCGGCAAGGTCACCAAGCAGACCGTCTCGGTCGTGCTGAACGCCGGCGCCAAGGGTGCCGCGGGCGCCGCGGACGTCAACCAGGTCACCCAGATCGCCACCCAGGCCGCCGGCGTGGACGCGACCCGCGGGGACCAGATCACGGTCGTCAAGACCGCGTTCGACACCACCGCCGCCGCCAGCGCCGCCGAGGAGCTGGCCGAGGCCGAGAAGGCCGACCAGCAGGCGCAGCTCATCGGGTACGGCAAGACCGCGGCCCTGGCCCTGCTCGTCCTGATCATGCTGATCGTCATCCTCGTCGCCTTCCGCCGCCGCAAGGTGGAGACGGTCGACGTCCTGGACGTCGACCCCCTCCAGCTCGGCGACATCACCGCCCCGGGCGAGGACCTCAAGGAGATCGCCCCGGCGGTCGAGAAGCCTGTGGCGCTCGAAGCAGCACCGGTGGACCCGGCCCTGGAGGCCGCGGCCGCCCGCCGCACCGAGGTCGTCGAACTCGTCTCCCGCCAGCCCGAGGAAGTCGCGGAACTGCTCCGCGGCTGGCTCGCCGATCGGAGGTCCTGA
- the fliG gene encoding flagellar motor switch protein FliG: protein MVSTELEVAPLTGAQKAAVLLLQVGQENAAKVLGHLRPAEIEELTAEILRLRSVSPEVAGVVLEEFHSMIASPLRGGLGGLDYAQSLLEGALGADGAAEVLGRVAEAAVVQPFQFLHQADPQQILTFLTGEHPQTIALVVAHLRPDQASMILGGLSSEMQADIALRIATMEATSSEYVRLVEDVVQRRTSTVLQAKTNTAVGGVQPLVDIINRADRGTERSILEGLAAKDAALAEEIRGLMFVFEDITTLDDRAIQLVLRGVETADLATALKGVTETVRDKILKNVSERARENLLDEIELMGPVRMSAVEESQQKVVAIIRQLEESGQIVLTRGGDDDFVA from the coding sequence GTGGTGTCCACCGAGCTCGAGGTCGCTCCCCTGACGGGGGCGCAGAAGGCCGCCGTCCTGCTGCTGCAGGTCGGTCAGGAGAACGCCGCGAAGGTGCTGGGTCACCTTCGCCCCGCGGAGATCGAGGAGCTGACCGCCGAGATCCTGCGCCTGCGCTCGGTCAGCCCCGAGGTCGCCGGCGTGGTCCTGGAGGAGTTCCACTCCATGATCGCCTCGCCGCTGCGCGGCGGGCTCGGTGGGCTCGACTACGCCCAGTCCCTCCTGGAGGGGGCGCTGGGCGCGGACGGGGCCGCGGAGGTCCTGGGCCGGGTCGCCGAGGCCGCGGTCGTGCAGCCGTTCCAGTTCCTGCACCAGGCCGACCCGCAGCAGATCCTCACCTTCCTCACCGGTGAGCACCCGCAGACCATCGCCCTGGTCGTGGCGCACCTGCGCCCGGACCAGGCCTCGATGATCCTCGGCGGGCTGTCCTCGGAGATGCAGGCCGACATCGCGCTGCGCATCGCGACGATGGAGGCGACCAGCTCCGAGTACGTCCGCCTCGTCGAGGACGTCGTCCAGCGCCGCACCTCCACGGTGCTGCAGGCCAAGACGAACACCGCCGTCGGCGGCGTCCAGCCCCTGGTCGACATCATCAACCGCGCCGACCGCGGCACCGAGCGCTCCATCCTGGAGGGCCTGGCGGCCAAGGACGCGGCGCTGGCCGAGGAGATCCGCGGCCTCATGTTCGTCTTCGAGGACATCACCACCCTCGACGACCGCGCCATCCAGCTGGTGCTGCGCGGGGTGGAGACGGCCGACCTGGCCACCGCTCTCAAGGGCGTCACCGAGACGGTCCGGGACAAGATCCTCAAGAACGTCTCCGAGCGCGCCCGCGAGAACCTCCTCGACGAGATCGAGCTCATGGGCCCGGTCCGCATGTCCGCCGTCGAGGAGTCGCAGCAGAAGGTGGTCGCGATCATCCGCCAGCTCGAGGAGTCCGGCCAGATCGTGCTGACGCGCGGTGGTGACGATGACTTCGTCGCGTAG
- a CDS encoding FliH/SctL family protein has protein sequence MTSSRSFQLADSRPATGREPRVFVAVPAATSTSARGFVGLDLAQREETEELAARRERARAEGYAAGWAAGMRQAAEKAAAELEAQKEAAHTAARLDRDERRAVRTRAEEALLAAGDALRAEREPAVGALADTVLELALELAGAVLDREVQLMDSQVGEAVRRALKPLDGEKPVTVRVNPEDLMALTGDALKGKHSLSDTELVSFLPDPTVAPGDAVARQGDTEVDAGLRASVSRALAALVGEGTNGVLA, from the coding sequence ATGACTTCGTCGCGTAGCTTCCAGCTCGCCGACTCCCGGCCCGCCACGGGCCGGGAGCCCCGGGTGTTCGTCGCGGTCCCGGCCGCGACGAGCACCTCGGCCCGCGGTTTCGTGGGCCTCGACCTCGCCCAGCGCGAGGAGACCGAGGAGCTCGCGGCGCGCCGCGAGCGGGCCCGCGCCGAGGGCTACGCCGCCGGCTGGGCCGCCGGCATGCGGCAGGCGGCGGAGAAGGCCGCCGCCGAGCTGGAGGCCCAGAAGGAGGCCGCGCACACCGCGGCCCGGCTGGACCGCGACGAGCGCCGCGCGGTCCGCACCCGGGCCGAGGAGGCCCTGCTGGCCGCCGGCGACGCCCTGCGCGCCGAGCGGGAACCGGCCGTCGGCGCCCTGGCCGACACCGTCCTGGAGCTGGCCCTGGAGCTCGCCGGGGCCGTCCTGGACCGCGAGGTCCAGCTCATGGACTCCCAGGTCGGGGAGGCCGTGCGCCGCGCCCTGAAGCCCCTGGACGGGGAGAAGCCCGTCACCGTGCGCGTCAACCCCGAGGACTTGATGGCCCTGACGGGTGACGCCCTCAAGGGGAAGCACTCGCTGTCCGACACAGAACTCGTGAGCTTCCTCCCCGACCCCACCGTCGCACCGGGTGACGCCGTCGCCCGCCAGGGTGACACCGAGGTGGACGCCGGCCTGCGGGCCAGCGTCTCCCGCGCCCTGGCTGCCCTCGTCGGAGAGGGCACGAACGGAGTCCTGGCGTGA
- a CDS encoding FliI/YscN family ATPase: protein MRELLAPQVARAATAAAPQITGRVSAIVGLSVEVTGLEAAVGETILLGRGQHGIPAEVVAAEGRTLRCLPLGHLTGLAAGAPAVATRRPSDVPVGPSLLGRVVDALGNPLDGGAPFTAAPRAALHNSPPPALSRGRVDTPLSLGVRALDTLVPAGRGQRFGIFAGSGVGKSSLLSMIARGTSADVSVLALIGERGREVREFLEDDLGPEGLARSVVVVATSDEAPVLRLRASLTATAIAESFRDLGADAVLMMDSLTRVSMAQREIGLSVGEPPATRGYPPSVFALMPRLLERAGPGVTGSITGIYTVLVDGDDHNEPIADAARSILDGHVVLDRRLATAGHFPTIDVLESVSRVAGRVTTPDQKAAATALRRVMAAHRDAKELIDVGAYQPGANPEVDAAVAHLPAINAFLRQDIHDITPAARAWAQLQQLASSFGGVR, encoded by the coding sequence GTGCGCGAGCTCCTGGCCCCCCAGGTCGCCCGCGCCGCCACGGCCGCGGCCCCGCAGATCACCGGCCGCGTCAGCGCCATCGTCGGGCTGTCCGTCGAGGTCACCGGCCTCGAAGCCGCCGTGGGGGAGACGATCCTCCTCGGCCGCGGGCAGCACGGCATCCCCGCCGAGGTCGTCGCCGCGGAGGGCCGCACCCTGCGGTGCCTGCCGCTGGGCCACCTCACCGGCCTGGCCGCCGGCGCCCCCGCCGTCGCCACCCGCCGCCCCTCCGACGTCCCCGTCGGCCCCTCGCTGCTCGGCCGCGTCGTCGACGCCCTGGGCAACCCCCTCGACGGCGGTGCGCCCTTCACCGCCGCCCCGCGCGCCGCGCTGCACAACAGCCCGCCGCCGGCCCTGAGCCGCGGCCGCGTCGACACCCCGCTGAGCCTGGGCGTGCGCGCCCTGGACACCCTCGTGCCCGCCGGGCGCGGGCAGCGCTTCGGCATCTTCGCCGGCTCCGGCGTCGGCAAGTCCTCGCTGCTGTCCATGATCGCCCGCGGCACGTCCGCCGACGTGTCCGTCCTCGCCCTCATCGGCGAGCGTGGCCGGGAGGTCCGCGAGTTCCTCGAGGACGACCTGGGCCCCGAGGGCCTGGCCCGCTCCGTCGTCGTCGTCGCCACCTCCGACGAGGCGCCCGTGCTGCGCCTGCGCGCCTCCCTGACGGCCACCGCGATCGCCGAGTCGTTCCGCGACCTCGGCGCCGACGCGGTCCTCATGATGGACTCCCTCACGCGCGTGTCCATGGCCCAGCGCGAGATCGGCCTGTCCGTCGGCGAGCCCCCCGCCACCCGCGGGTACCCGCCGAGCGTCTTCGCCCTCATGCCCCGCCTGCTCGAGCGCGCCGGGCCCGGCGTCACCGGCTCCATCACCGGGATCTACACGGTCCTGGTCGACGGGGACGACCACAACGAGCCCATCGCCGACGCCGCCCGTTCCATCCTCGACGGCCACGTCGTCCTGGACCGGCGCCTGGCCACCGCCGGGCACTTCCCGACCATCGACGTGCTCGAGTCGGTCTCCCGCGTCGCCGGCCGCGTCACCACCCCCGACCAGAAGGCCGCCGCGACGGCCCTGCGACGGGTCATGGCCGCCCACCGCGACGCCAAGGAGCTCATCGACGTCGGCGCCTACCAGCCCGGCGCCAACCCGGAGGTCGACGCGGCCGTGGCCCACCTGCCCGCCATCAACGCCTTCCTGCGCCAGGACATCCACGACATCACCCCCGCCGCCCGGGCGTGGGCCCAGCTGCAGCAGCTGGCGAGCAGCTTCGGAGGAGTGCGGTGA
- a CDS encoding transglycosylase SLT domain-containing protein, with translation MSLVEDVQSRISDIQSRIAQLSGQVPGQVTGQVLSAASTASTAAAKVAGTSTGFADALSSAGSRAAGTVTRGLRTLADPSTGTGTGAGTGASTGAKLLSVAQQYLGTPYEWGGATPGGFDCSGLIQYAGKQLGLSLPRTAAQQAKVGTAVPGLAQAQPGDLVVLENGHHIGIYVGDGKMLHAPKTGDVVKISKVWETPMTIRRLGTTAATAAAGTAVAASLLTGLSGLTGTSGTGTASYVRPAALSSTTSKSAPYEAAFTAAEQQYGLPAGLLKAVAKQESGFNPAARSRAGAVGLMQFMPATARGLGLDPTDPFASIDAAGKYLSQHLKTFGSVSLALAAYNAGAGNVKKYGGVPPFRETQDYVKKITADLGSAA, from the coding sequence GTGAGCCTCGTCGAGGACGTCCAGTCCCGCATCAGCGACATCCAGTCCCGCATCGCCCAGCTCTCCGGCCAGGTCCCGGGGCAGGTCACCGGGCAGGTGCTCAGCGCCGCCTCGACCGCCTCGACCGCCGCGGCGAAGGTCGCCGGCACCTCCACCGGCTTCGCCGACGCGCTGTCCAGCGCCGGGTCCCGCGCCGCCGGCACCGTCACGCGGGGCCTGCGCACCCTGGCCGACCCCAGCACCGGCACCGGCACCGGGGCCGGCACCGGCGCCAGCACCGGGGCCAAGCTCCTGTCGGTCGCCCAGCAGTACCTGGGCACGCCGTACGAGTGGGGCGGGGCGACCCCCGGCGGCTTCGACTGCTCCGGCCTCATCCAGTACGCCGGCAAGCAGCTCGGCCTCAGCCTGCCCCGCACCGCGGCCCAGCAGGCCAAGGTCGGCACCGCGGTCCCCGGCCTCGCCCAGGCCCAGCCCGGCGACCTCGTCGTCCTGGAGAACGGCCACCACATCGGGATCTACGTCGGCGACGGGAAGATGCTCCACGCGCCGAAGACGGGTGACGTCGTGAAGATCTCGAAGGTCTGGGAGACCCCGATGACCATCCGCCGCCTGGGGACCACGGCCGCGACCGCCGCGGCCGGCACCGCCGTGGCCGCCAGCCTGCTCACGGGCCTCAGCGGCCTCACCGGCACCAGCGGCACCGGCACCGCCTCCTACGTGCGGCCCGCCGCGCTGTCCAGCACGACGTCGAAGTCCGCCCCGTACGAGGCGGCCTTCACCGCGGCCGAGCAGCAGTACGGCCTGCCGGCCGGCCTGCTCAAGGCCGTCGCCAAGCAGGAGTCGGGCTTCAACCCCGCCGCCCGCAGCCGCGCCGGGGCCGTCGGGCTCATGCAGTTCATGCCCGCCACCGCCCGCGGCCTGGGCCTCGACCCGACCGACCCCTTCGCCTCCATCGACGCCGCGGGCAAGTACCTCTCGCAGCACCTGAAGACCTTCGGGTCGGTGTCCCTGGCGCTGGCCGCCTACAACGCCGGCGCGGGCAACGTGAAGAAGTACGGCGGGGTCCCGCCGTTCCGCGAGACCCAGGACTACGTCAAGAAGATCACCGCCGACCTCGGGAGTGCCGCGTGA
- a CDS encoding flagellar hook-length control protein FliK, which produces MSTNLSVTTLPCAPTARDTVRSTSSTGSAADFADSFGQAVQELRTSAREDRPAPRDETRPETRPETRPEDRAAERPAAPHAHPHKATDRVEHGAEGPAAQRGGPGREGPAEGGTEPADGTGPQDAGAAAAQLPTVPVDPSLLGLPAALRAALTPTAPTAPTDPAAGGQAPVGGVAATQPVPAAATGTTGPAAGPSAAPAATDLPAASAQTTAQGPALATAPATAPSSAQPTAPTPGQASVATGPAPSAQGPLSPVDAALAAATVTSTPAGPATSAPAAAVQTVLTGLPRHVAQPSAEAAPAAVPGQGQVPAAPAVAGAAQQVAAQAAPVAPTGAGTAQPVAAAPAEPTTPAAATPVVTTGQTGQQTGQQTGQQTGQQPGQNPAAPPQPAVVAPPRAAAGETPAQPLPTVLAASPAVTQPIAPPVTAAATGRPADLDPAAAVVPALPPTVTGAGTVTAPAVATASTPPAPLPLTNPAAFAHGVAGRVEELPAGDAVHRMSVEVTPQGLGPVRITAEVTGGALHVSLAGASEAARHALKAAVGDLQRELATTSFTQTTVDVRADSGSSQQQRSADAQSGAGQQGSSGRQGSTAQQDAGQSARSAFSAAAAERRTARQAAAAADGRLDLSV; this is translated from the coding sequence GTGAGCACCAACCTGTCCGTGACGACGCTGCCCTGCGCGCCGACCGCCCGCGACACCGTCCGCTCCACGTCCTCCACCGGCTCCGCCGCCGACTTCGCCGACTCCTTCGGGCAGGCCGTGCAGGAGCTGCGGACCTCCGCGCGCGAGGACCGGCCCGCCCCCCGGGACGAGACCCGCCCCGAGACCCGGCCCGAGACCCGGCCCGAGGACCGCGCCGCCGAGCGCCCGGCCGCCCCGCACGCCCACCCGCACAAGGCCACCGACCGGGTCGAGCACGGCGCCGAGGGGCCCGCGGCCCAGCGCGGCGGGCCGGGCCGCGAGGGCCCCGCCGAGGGCGGGACGGAGCCGGCCGACGGCACCGGTCCCCAGGACGCCGGAGCCGCCGCCGCGCAGCTGCCGACCGTGCCCGTCGACCCCTCCCTGCTCGGCCTGCCCGCCGCGCTGCGCGCCGCCCTGACGCCCACCGCCCCCACCGCGCCCACCGACCCGGCCGCCGGGGGTCAGGCGCCCGTCGGGGGCGTCGCCGCGACGCAGCCGGTCCCCGCGGCCGCCACCGGCACCACGGGCCCGGCCGCCGGTCCCAGCGCGGCCCCCGCCGCGACCGACCTGCCCGCCGCGTCGGCGCAGACCACCGCCCAGGGCCCCGCCCTGGCGACCGCGCCGGCCACCGCGCCGTCGTCCGCGCAGCCCACCGCGCCGACGCCCGGCCAGGCGTCCGTCGCCACCGGCCCGGCCCCGAGCGCGCAGGGCCCCCTGAGCCCCGTCGACGCGGCGCTCGCGGCCGCGACGGTCACCTCCACCCCGGCCGGCCCGGCGACGTCCGCGCCCGCCGCGGCCGTGCAGACCGTCCTGACCGGCCTGCCGCGGCACGTCGCGCAGCCGTCCGCCGAGGCCGCGCCGGCCGCCGTGCCCGGGCAGGGCCAGGTGCCCGCCGCCCCGGCCGTCGCCGGTGCGGCGCAGCAGGTCGCGGCCCAGGCCGCCCCGGTGGCCCCGACCGGCGCGGGCACCGCCCAGCCGGTCGCCGCGGCGCCGGCCGAGCCGACCACGCCCGCCGCGGCCACGCCCGTCGTGACCACCGGGCAGACGGGTCAGCAGACCGGCCAGCAGACGGGCCAGCAGACCGGGCAGCAGCCGGGCCAGAACCCGGCCGCGCCGCCGCAGCCGGCCGTCGTGGCCCCGCCGCGCGCCGCGGCGGGGGAGACCCCGGCGCAGCCGCTGCCGACCGTCCTGGCCGCCAGCCCCGCCGTCACCCAGCCGATCGCCCCGCCGGTCACGGCCGCGGCCACCGGCCGGCCCGCCGACCTCGACCCGGCCGCGGCCGTGGTGCCCGCGCTGCCCCCGACCGTCACCGGGGCCGGCACCGTCACCGCGCCCGCCGTGGCGACCGCGTCCACCCCGCCGGCCCCGCTGCCCCTGACCAACCCCGCCGCCTTCGCGCACGGGGTCGCGGGCAGGGTCGAGGAGCTGCCGGCCGGCGACGCCGTGCACCGCATGAGCGTCGAGGTCACCCCCCAGGGGCTGGGGCCGGTGCGGATCACCGCCGAGGTCACCGGGGGAGCGCTGCACGTCTCCCTCGCCGGGGCCTCCGAGGCGGCCCGGCACGCGCTGAAGGCCGCCGTCGGCGACCTGCAGCGGGAGCTGGCGACCACGAGCTTCACCCAGACCACCGTCGACGTGCGCGCCGACTCCGGGTCCTCGCAGCAGCAGCGCTCGGCCGACGCGCAGTCCGGCGCCGGTCAGCAGGGCTCGTCGGGCCGCCAGGGCTCCACCGCGCAGCAGGACGCCGGGCAGAGCGCCCGGTCGGCGTTCTCGGCCGCCGCGGCCGAGCGCCGCACGGCCCGCCAGGCCGCCGCCGCGGCCGACGGCCGGCTGGACCTGAGCGTCTGA
- a CDS encoding flagellar hook capping FlgD N-terminal domain-containing protein, whose protein sequence is MTIDAASGSSSYYAQLSANSDALAAASATRTANATDTSAAARAKTKDDKDMFLKLLVAQLRYQDPSKPADTTAFMAQTAQFSALEAMQDVATQSSTMVAAQNKLQASTMVGQTVSYTDENGQVVTGEVKSVSFSQGSVGGTNGEPVLNVNGVSVVLSKVTGVGSIDASALNAAAAKAAAEATATAEGGTAAPATTAPATTAPASSTASSGTPGTTGATGTSGATGTPQTTGTTPATASDTTPNSGTTGTPGPTASSPSA, encoded by the coding sequence ATGACGATCGATGCGGCCAGCGGCTCGAGCAGCTACTACGCCCAGCTCAGCGCCAACTCGGACGCGCTGGCCGCGGCGAGCGCCACGAGGACCGCCAACGCGACCGACACGTCCGCGGCGGCCAGGGCGAAGACCAAGGACGACAAGGACATGTTCCTCAAGCTCCTGGTCGCCCAGCTGCGGTACCAGGACCCGTCCAAGCCGGCCGACACCACGGCCTTCATGGCCCAGACGGCGCAGTTCTCGGCGCTGGAGGCCATGCAGGACGTCGCCACGCAGTCCAGCACCATGGTGGCGGCGCAGAACAAGCTGCAGGCCAGCACGATGGTCGGCCAGACGGTCTCCTACACCGACGAGAACGGCCAGGTCGTGACCGGCGAGGTCAAGTCGGTCTCCTTCTCCCAGGGCTCGGTCGGTGGCACCAACGGTGAACCGGTCCTGAACGTGAACGGCGTCAGCGTCGTCCTGTCCAAGGTCACCGGGGTCGGCTCGATCGACGCCTCCGCGCTCAACGCGGCGGCGGCGAAGGCCGCCGCGGAGGCCACGGCGACGGCCGAGGGGGGGACCGCGGCCCCGGCGACCACCGCCCCGGCCACGACCGCCCCCGCCTCGTCCACCGCGTCCTCCGGAACCCCGGGCACCACCGGTGCCACGGGGACCTCCGGAGCCACGGGAACCCCTCAGACCACGGGAACCACCCCGGCCACCGCGTCTGACACCACCCCGAACTCCGGAACCACCGGAACCCCGGGTCCGACGGCCTCCTCGCCGTCCGCCTGA
- a CDS encoding flagellar hook protein FlgE — protein sequence MLRSMFSGVSGLRSHQTMMDVVGNNIANVNTTGYKSSSVVFADTLSQLTKAAGAPTNSSGGTNPSQVGLGVRVNAITQNMTQGSAQATGKSTDLMLQGEGMFAVQQGEGTFYSRNGSFTLDANGSIVTNDGGYVMGWKADAQGAINTNAQIGKLVIPSDAVMPAVATTSSTLKGNIDRTFKTPTAVPTADPTLPGTAPAGTTKVPGTVVTTAVNAYDAQGILTKYTVTFTNTVFHTPASGATPDKYQPSNDWKMVVTDANGTVVPSTTTAGSAGTATATDQALSFDPSGTSVDAAHKKVFVAAPGSPAGRELTIDLSALTAYVGSSGASNINPSTDGAPIGTLTSYAFGTDGVITGNYSNGYKQTLGQIAIASFNNVAGLRKEGNSLYSVSTNSGNPVYGIAGQAGRGGLLAGSLEMSNVDLSAEFTSLILAQRGFQANSKVITSSDEILQDLVNLKR from the coding sequence ATGCTCCGCTCCATGTTCTCCGGTGTCAGCGGCCTCCGTTCGCACCAGACGATGATGGACGTCGTCGGCAACAACATCGCCAACGTCAACACGACCGGCTACAAGAGCTCCAGCGTCGTCTTCGCCGACACCCTGTCCCAGCTCACCAAGGCCGCCGGCGCCCCGACCAACTCCAGCGGCGGGACCAACCCGTCCCAGGTCGGTCTGGGTGTGCGTGTCAACGCGATCACGCAGAACATGACGCAGGGTTCGGCGCAGGCCACGGGCAAGTCGACCGACCTCATGCTGCAGGGCGAGGGCATGTTCGCCGTCCAGCAGGGCGAGGGCACGTTCTACTCCCGCAACGGGTCGTTCACCCTCGACGCCAACGGCTCCATCGTCACCAACGACGGCGGGTACGTCATGGGCTGGAAGGCCGACGCCCAGGGCGCCATCAACACCAACGCCCAGATCGGCAAGCTGGTCATCCCCTCCGACGCGGTCATGCCGGCCGTCGCGACGACGTCCAGCACCCTCAAGGGCAACATCGACCGCACGTTCAAGACGCCCACGGCCGTGCCGACCGCCGACCCGACCCTGCCGGGCACGGCGCCCGCCGGCACCACCAAGGTCCCCGGGACGGTCGTCACGACGGCGGTCAACGCCTACGACGCCCAGGGCATCCTGACCAAGTACACGGTGACCTTCACCAACACCGTCTTCCACACCCCGGCCAGCGGGGCCACCCCGGACAAGTACCAGCCGAGCAACGACTGGAAGATGGTCGTCACCGACGCCAACGGCACCGTCGTGCCGTCCACGACCACCGCCGGCAGTGCGGGGACCGCCACCGCGACCGACCAGGCGCTGAGCTTCGACCCCAGCGGCACCTCGGTCGACGCGGCCCACAAGAAGGTCTTCGTCGCCGCCCCGGGCAGCCCGGCCGGCCGTGAGCTGACCATCGACCTGTCGGCCCTGACCGCCTACGTCGGGTCCTCCGGCGCCAGCAACATCAACCCGAGCACCGACGGCGCCCCCATCGGCACCCTGACGAGCTACGCGTTCGGCACCGACGGCGTCATCACCGGCAACTACTCCAACGGGTACAAGCAGACCCTGGGGCAGATCGCCATCGCGTCGTTCAACAACGTCGCGGGTCTGCGCAAGGAGGGCAACTCCCTCTACAGCGTCTCGACGAACTCGGGCAACCCCGTCTACGGCATCGCCGGCCAGGCCGGCCGCGGTGGCCTGCTCGCCGGGTCGCTGGAGATGTCCAACGTCGACCTGTCGGCCGAGTTCACCAGCCTCATCCTCGCCCAGCGCGGTTTCCAGGCGAACTCGAAGGTCATCACGTCCTCGGACGAGATCCTGCAGGACCTGGTCAACCTCAAGCGCTGA
- a CDS encoding flagellar FlbD family protein: protein MILVTRLNGSVFAVNPDLIQRVDSTPDTVITLVDGAKFVVTEPLAQIVERVMAFRARVVATAHSLEETGTADVLELPTHTDTQTTSDTDGDLPAPVQLHRRRP from the coding sequence GTGATCCTCGTGACTCGCCTCAACGGGTCGGTGTTCGCCGTGAACCCCGATCTGATCCAGCGCGTCGACTCGACCCCCGACACCGTCATCACCCTCGTCGACGGCGCGAAGTTCGTCGTCACCGAGCCGTTGGCGCAGATCGTCGAGCGCGTCATGGCCTTCCGCGCGCGCGTCGTCGCGACCGCGCACTCGCTGGAGGAGACGGGGACGGCCGACGTCCTCGAGCTGCCGACCCACACCGACACCCAGACCACCAGCGACACCGACGGCGACCTGCCGGCCCCGGTGCAGCTGCACCGCAGGAGGCCGTGA